Below is a genomic region from Sutterella megalosphaeroides.
AACCAAAGAGCGACGGCAGGCGTGCCGTCGCTCTTTGGTTATCCGGTCGGGAGCGTTCCCGTCAGTTCAGGGGAACGTTCGGATCGGCGGGTTCGTACGAGGGCGCCTGCGCGTCCTTCGAGACGTGGCAGAGCGTGCACTCGTAGCGTTCGCCCGAGAGGCGTTCGCCCGCGTAGTGCGAGCGGGGAATCTGACCCTTCGCGCGCTCGGCGCCTTCCTTCTGCGGACGGTGACACATCACGCACGCATTCTTGTCGGGCGTGATCGGCAGGTAGTCGGCGGTCGGATGCGGCACGGGTGTGGGCGCGCCCGAAGCGCCGGGCAGCTCCGCGCTCGAAGCGGAGAACGCGGCAAGCCCGAGCAGGCAGCCGACCGAAACCGAGAGGATGCGGGTGGAAAGAGGGGTCGTCATGGAGATCTCCTTCAGGTGTTGGAGCGGTCGGACGCGTCGCAACCCGATCGTCGTCCGAAAAGTTCAAAACGCAGGGCGTCCTCGGGGCAGTGTTCGATGCACTTGCCGCAGTTGAGGCATTCGCCCGTCGGAATACGGCCCGTTCGAGCCAGGTCCTTGAAGCGGATGATCTGTCGTTCGGGGCAGACGTGCAAGCAGTCGCCGCAGCGCGTGCACGCCTTGTCCTCGAAGCGGATCCGGAGCGCCGGGCGACGCACGATTCTCCCGACGAGCGCCCAAAAGGCGCCGAGCGGACAGAGGTGGCCGCACCAGCCCTCTTTCATGACCGCAAGCTCCAGGGCGAATACGCCCGAAGCCGCGGCGAGCGCCGAGAGGCCCGTGCCGAAGACGAGGTCCCGCCAGAGGAGCCCCTGAGGGCTCATGACTTCGAAGGCGGCCGTGCCCGTAAGGGCGCTCGCGAGAAGCGCCCCCGCCAGAAGCACGAAGCGCGCCGAGCGGGAAACCCGCAGGGCGTCGGCGGTAAGCCCCAGGCGGCCCCGCAGGAAGGCCGCGAATTCGACCACGGCGTTCATGGGGCAGATCCACCCGCAGAAGGTGCGCGAGCCGAGCGTGCCGTAGAGGAGGAGCACGAGGAGGGCGCCCGTCAATGCGCCGAGCGTCGGGAGGTGTCCCGCCGCGAAGCGCTCGAGCAGTGCCAACGGATCCGAGAGCGGAATCGTATCGAGGACTTTCGACGCGGAGAGCGTCCCCGAGAGGACGGGCCGGTCGAGGAGGGTCCAGCCCCAGCGGGCCGTCCCGATGAAAAGAAGCAGTACGATCCCCTGCACGACGTGTCGCATCGGGGTGTACCGGGAGCGCGGTTTGCGTTCGGTCACGGTTCGTCCTCCCCGCCGTTGAGGTAGTCGAGCGCTTCGGCCGAGGGAGCGTTCCCCGCCGAGGGGGTGCTTTCGGCGGCGGGCGCCTCGCTGCGACGATTTTTCGGGTCGTCCTCGTCGAGCCAGCCGAGTCGGTAGTGCCGGCCGATGGCGCCGAGGTTGGCGTCGCGGTCGACCACGCGAATCGCGGCTTTTTCGGTCGGACAGCCCCGCTCGCAGAGTCCGCACCCCGTGCAGGCGTCGGGATGCACGACCGGAACGAACACCGCGTGCTTGCTCAGTCCCCGGGGGTGCATTTCGATGGTGATGGCGCGGTTGGCTTCGGGGCACTCCCGCAGACACACCTCGCAGCGCAACCCCTGCCACGAGAGGCAGCTGTTCGGGTCGACGGCCGCAACCCCCATGCGGGCGTTGCGGATGTCGTCGAGAA
It encodes:
- the napH gene encoding quinol dehydrogenase ferredoxin subunit NapH, whose amino-acid sequence is MTERKPRSRYTPMRHVVQGIVLLLFIGTARWGWTLLDRPVLSGTLSASKVLDTIPLSDPLALLERFAAGHLPTLGALTGALLVLLLYGTLGSRTFCGWICPMNAVVEFAAFLRGRLGLTADALRVSRSARFVLLAGALLASALTGTAAFEVMSPQGLLWRDLVFGTGLSALAAASGVFALELAVMKEGWCGHLCPLGAFWALVGRIVRRPALRIRFEDKACTRCGDCLHVCPERQIIRFKDLARTGRIPTGECLNCGKCIEHCPEDALRFELFGRRSGCDASDRSNT
- a CDS encoding nitrate reductase cytochrome c-type subunit, with the translated sequence MTTPLSTRILSVSVGCLLGLAAFSASSAELPGASGAPTPVPHPTADYLPITPDKNACVMCHRPQKEGAERAKGQIPRSHYAGERLSGERYECTLCHVSKDAQAPSYEPADPNVPLN
- the napG gene encoding ferredoxin-type protein NapG → MSTPIQRRDLLGRAAGAAGAAVAATLVLGFAPLGESRAEWRPRPPGALDGSRFTAACARCGRCVTACPYDTLRLAAPGDPAPIGTPFFTPRDVPCYMCKDIPCVKACPTGALDPLLDDIRNARMGVAAVDPNSCLSWQGLRCEVCLRECPEANRAITIEMHPRGLSKHAVFVPVVHPDACTGCGLCERGCPTEKAAIRVVDRDANLGAIGRHYRLGWLDEDDPKNRRSEAPAAESTPSAGNAPSAEALDYLNGGEDEP